The Oryctolagus cuniculus chromosome 5, mOryCun1.1, whole genome shotgun sequence genome includes a region encoding these proteins:
- the DEF6 gene encoding differentially expressed in FDCP 6 homolog isoform X1 has translation MALRKELLKSIWYAFTALDVEKSGKVSKSQLKVLSHNLYTVLHIPHDPVALEEHFRDDDDGPVSSQGYMPYLNKYILDKVEEGAFVKEHFDELCWTLTAKKNYRADSNGNSMLSNQDAFRLWCLFNFLSEDKYPLIMVPDEVEYLLKKVLSSMSLEVGLGELEELLAQEAQAAQTSGGLSVWQFLELFNSGRCLRGVGRDTLSMAIHEVYQELIQDVLKQGYLWKRGHLRRNWAERWFQLQPSCLCYFGSEECKEKRGTIPLDAHCCVEVLADRDGKRCMFCVKTATRTYEMSASDTRQRQEWTAAIQTAIRLQAEGKTSLHKDLKQKRREQREQRERRRAAKEEELLRLQQLQEEKERKLQELELLQEAQRQAERLLQEEEERRRSQHRELQRALEGQLREAEQARASMQAEMELKKEEAARQRQRIKELEEMQQRLQEALQLEVKARRDEEAVRLAQTRLLEEEEEKLKQLMQLKEEQERYIERAQQEKQELQQEMALQSRSLQQAQQQLEEVRLHRQRADEDVEAAQRKLRQASTNVKHWNVQMNRLMHPIEPGDKRPVTSSSFTGFQPSLLARRDSSLKRLTRWGSQGHRTPSPTSREQHKSLNGGNEASDMASAAQEDKVDPTPEN, from the exons GTGCTGTCCCACAACCTGTACACGGTCCTGCACATCCCCCATGACCCCGTGGCCCTGGAGGAGCACTTCCGAGATGACGACGATGGCCCCGTGTCCAGCCAGGGCTATATGCCCTACCTCAACAAGTACATCCTGGACAAG gtggaggagggggcttTTGTTAAAGAGCACTTTGATGAGCTGTGCTGGACCCTGACGGCGAAGAAGAACTACCGAGCGGACAGCAACGGGAACAGCATGCTCTCCAATCAGGACGCTTTCCGGCTCTGGTGCCTCTTCAACTTCCTGTCTGAGGACAAGTACCCGCTGATCATGGTTCCTGATGAG GTGGAGTACCTGCTGAAGAAGGTGCTGAGCAGCATGAGCCTGGAGGTGGGCCTGGGGGAGCTGGAGGAGCTGCTGGCCCAGGAGGCCCAGGCGGCCCAGACCTCCGGGGGCCTCAGCGTCTGGCAGTTCCTGGAGCTCTTCAACTCGGGCCGCTGCCTGCGGGGCGTGGGGCGGGACACGCTCAGCATGGCCATCCACGAGGTCTACCAGGAGCTCATCCAAGACGTCCTGAAGCAG GGCTACCTGTGGAAGCGCGGGCACCTGAGGAGGAATTGGGCCGAGCGCTGGttccagctgcagcccagctgcCTCTGCTACTTCGGGAGTGAAGAGTGCAAGGAGAAGAGGGGCACCATCCCACTGGATGCCCACTGCTGCGTggag GTGCTGGCCGACCGCGATGGGAAGCGCTGCATGTTCTGCGTCAAGACGGCCACCCGCACGTACGAGATGAGCGCTTCGGACACACGCCAGCGCCAGGAATGGACGGCCG CCATCCAGACGGCCATCCGGCTGCAGGCCGAGGGAAAGACGTCGCTGCACAAGGACCTGAAGCAGAAGCGGCGGGAGCAGCGGGAGCAGCGGGAGAGGCGCCGGGCCGCCAAGGAGGAGGAACTGCTgcggctgcagcagctgcaggaggagaaggagcggaagctgcaggagctggagctgctgcaggaGGCGCAGCGGCAGGCGGAGCggctgctgcaggaggaggaagagcggCGCCGCAGCCAGCACCGGGAGCTGCAGCGGGCGCTGGAAGGGCAGCTGCGCGAGGCGGAGCAG GCCCGGGCCTCCATGCAGGCTGAGATGGAGCTGAAGAAGGAGGAGGCCGCCCGTCAGAGGCAGCGCATCAAAGAGCTGGAGGAGATGCAGCAGCGGCTGCAGGAGGCCCTGCAACTGGAGGTGAAAGCCCGGCGGGATGAGGAGGCTGTGCGCCTCGCCCAGACCAG gctcctggaggaggaggaggagaagctgaAGCAGCTGATGCAGCTGAAGGAGGAGCAAGAGCGCTACATTGAGCGCGCGCAGCAGGAgaagcaggagctgcagcaggagATGGCGCTGCAGAGCCGCTCCCTGCAGCAGGCgcagcagcagctggaggaggTGCGGCTGCACCGGCAGAGGGCTGACGAGGACGTGGAG GCTGCCCAGAGGAAGTTGCGCCAGGCCAGCACCAACGTAAAACACTGGAATGTCCAGATGAACCGGCTCATGCATCCAATTGAGCCTGGAG ATAAGCGGCCCGTCACCAGCAGCTCCTTCACAGGTTTCCAGCCCTCTCTGCTTGCCCGCCGTGACTCCTCCCTAAAGCGCCTGACCCGCTGGGGATCCCAGGGCCACAGGACTCCTTCccccaccagcagggagcagcaCAAGTCCCTCAATGGGGGCAATGAGGCTTCTGACATGGCTTCCGCTGCCCAGGAAGACAAAGTGGATCCAACGCCAGAAAACTAg
- the DEF6 gene encoding differentially expressed in FDCP 6 homolog isoform X2 — protein sequence MPYLNKYILDKVEEGAFVKEHFDELCWTLTAKKNYRADSNGNSMLSNQDAFRLWCLFNFLSEDKYPLIMVPDEVEYLLKKVLSSMSLEVGLGELEELLAQEAQAAQTSGGLSVWQFLELFNSGRCLRGVGRDTLSMAIHEVYQELIQDVLKQGYLWKRGHLRRNWAERWFQLQPSCLCYFGSEECKEKRGTIPLDAHCCVEVLADRDGKRCMFCVKTATRTYEMSASDTRQRQEWTAAIQTAIRLQAEGKTSLHKDLKQKRREQREQRERRRAAKEEELLRLQQLQEEKERKLQELELLQEAQRQAERLLQEEEERRRSQHRELQRALEGQLREAEQARASMQAEMELKKEEAARQRQRIKELEEMQQRLQEALQLEVKARRDEEAVRLAQTRLLEEEEEKLKQLMQLKEEQERYIERAQQEKQELQQEMALQSRSLQQAQQQLEEVRLHRQRADEDVEAAQRKLRQASTNVKHWNVQMNRLMHPIEPGDKRPVTSSSFTGFQPSLLARRDSSLKRLTRWGSQGHRTPSPTSREQHKSLNGGNEASDMASAAQEDKVDPTPEN from the exons ATGCCCTACCTCAACAAGTACATCCTGGACAAG gtggaggagggggcttTTGTTAAAGAGCACTTTGATGAGCTGTGCTGGACCCTGACGGCGAAGAAGAACTACCGAGCGGACAGCAACGGGAACAGCATGCTCTCCAATCAGGACGCTTTCCGGCTCTGGTGCCTCTTCAACTTCCTGTCTGAGGACAAGTACCCGCTGATCATGGTTCCTGATGAG GTGGAGTACCTGCTGAAGAAGGTGCTGAGCAGCATGAGCCTGGAGGTGGGCCTGGGGGAGCTGGAGGAGCTGCTGGCCCAGGAGGCCCAGGCGGCCCAGACCTCCGGGGGCCTCAGCGTCTGGCAGTTCCTGGAGCTCTTCAACTCGGGCCGCTGCCTGCGGGGCGTGGGGCGGGACACGCTCAGCATGGCCATCCACGAGGTCTACCAGGAGCTCATCCAAGACGTCCTGAAGCAG GGCTACCTGTGGAAGCGCGGGCACCTGAGGAGGAATTGGGCCGAGCGCTGGttccagctgcagcccagctgcCTCTGCTACTTCGGGAGTGAAGAGTGCAAGGAGAAGAGGGGCACCATCCCACTGGATGCCCACTGCTGCGTggag GTGCTGGCCGACCGCGATGGGAAGCGCTGCATGTTCTGCGTCAAGACGGCCACCCGCACGTACGAGATGAGCGCTTCGGACACACGCCAGCGCCAGGAATGGACGGCCG CCATCCAGACGGCCATCCGGCTGCAGGCCGAGGGAAAGACGTCGCTGCACAAGGACCTGAAGCAGAAGCGGCGGGAGCAGCGGGAGCAGCGGGAGAGGCGCCGGGCCGCCAAGGAGGAGGAACTGCTgcggctgcagcagctgcaggaggagaaggagcggaagctgcaggagctggagctgctgcaggaGGCGCAGCGGCAGGCGGAGCggctgctgcaggaggaggaagagcggCGCCGCAGCCAGCACCGGGAGCTGCAGCGGGCGCTGGAAGGGCAGCTGCGCGAGGCGGAGCAG GCCCGGGCCTCCATGCAGGCTGAGATGGAGCTGAAGAAGGAGGAGGCCGCCCGTCAGAGGCAGCGCATCAAAGAGCTGGAGGAGATGCAGCAGCGGCTGCAGGAGGCCCTGCAACTGGAGGTGAAAGCCCGGCGGGATGAGGAGGCTGTGCGCCTCGCCCAGACCAG gctcctggaggaggaggaggagaagctgaAGCAGCTGATGCAGCTGAAGGAGGAGCAAGAGCGCTACATTGAGCGCGCGCAGCAGGAgaagcaggagctgcagcaggagATGGCGCTGCAGAGCCGCTCCCTGCAGCAGGCgcagcagcagctggaggaggTGCGGCTGCACCGGCAGAGGGCTGACGAGGACGTGGAG GCTGCCCAGAGGAAGTTGCGCCAGGCCAGCACCAACGTAAAACACTGGAATGTCCAGATGAACCGGCTCATGCATCCAATTGAGCCTGGAG ATAAGCGGCCCGTCACCAGCAGCTCCTTCACAGGTTTCCAGCCCTCTCTGCTTGCCCGCCGTGACTCCTCCCTAAAGCGCCTGACCCGCTGGGGATCCCAGGGCCACAGGACTCCTTCccccaccagcagggagcagcaCAAGTCCCTCAATGGGGGCAATGAGGCTTCTGACATGGCTTCCGCTGCCCAGGAAGACAAAGTGGATCCAACGCCAGAAAACTAg